CGCGTGGCGTCCTCTCGTAGACTCCGGGTTTGCAGCCGGGAAGCAGCAACGCGTCTGTCCTCCGGAGGAAATCCCTCCTGTCGCTCAGGGCTGCGAGCCGGGGTGCAGAGGCCTCTGAGGAGGccatgctggggtggggggaccgGGGCACCTCCGTGTGCAGCTCAGTGTGCTTTGGGGGCCTCCACGACCCCTCACGGGCCTGGAGCTCAGGAACCAGCGCAGCGTGGCTGAGGCCGGATCCCTTCCCTGAGCTCGCTGTCCTGTGGGGTCTGCATGGGGAAGAGGGGCCAACTCTGGGGCCTCCAGGCTGCACCCTAGGCCCCCGCCGGCCCGCGGGGAGCAACCTGCTTCCGCCCAGGCTTGGGGCTGCCCCTCGCAGGGCCCAGCCTGACGGAGAGCTGCGACAGCAGTGTGGCCGGTGCTGGGAACCGCGCCGCTGATCGCCGAAGGCAGCCAGATGCTGAGACACAGGGACAGCGTTGACCTCGGCACCCACCCCAGGGTCAGAGGCACACAGCAGTGTCCGTGTTTCCCAAGATTGTTCACACCGACGTCACCCAAAAGCACTTCTATCTGCCCTGGGAGCCCAGAgctgataaaaatattagactcCCAGGCCAACAATTCTGCTCTTGGCCACAAGAATGTCCTTATCCCCTGTCCCAGCCGCAAAGAATGCCAACAATTCAACTCCCGCCTGCTGATGGCTCCAGGCCCCTCGCAGTCCCCAGGACAGCTCCCCACACCCTGCACACTGCACGGGCCACCCGACACCCAGTCCCAGGGCAGCTCCCCACCCCTGGCACGTGGGGCCTGCTCACGCCAGGCCAGCAGTGTGTTGTGGGTACCATTCCCTGAGGGAAAAAATCTCTGCCAAAGCCTTTGCCTTTACAGTGATAGTCACTGGCCAGTTTGTGCCTGAGTGTAGGCGCCTCGAGGGTCCTGGCCTGGCAGCTCTGATGGGCTCCATGGCAAGTGGGTCTCGGTGGGGCCTCCCCCGCGCCCCGGCCTTGGCTGagctcccccacctctctcctgaCCACTGACTGTGGCTACACCCAGTGGACCCAGAGCGGGGGCTGCTCATGGGTGCGGGGCTCCCCGTTGGTGGGAGGGAAATGTTCCAGAACGGGATGGTAGTGATGGTCGCACAGCCTTGTTAATGTATAAAACCCACTGAATTGTACGTTGTTAAAGGGTGAATATTACGGTGTGTGGCTTGTACCTCAATGAAAAGAGGGCAGGATGCCGTATCGGTGTGTGCGAAGCCGAACCAGGAGTATAGCCCGTGTCCAGGGGACAAGAAGACAGTCATCATCACTGTGAAGCCGGacccctcgctgagcagagaagccctAGGAACTTTAGGGGAAATGTCGTCTGACctacaggaagaagaaaatgtccAGGAGGCAAAGCCCTGACGCAACTAGTGGCTTTGTAGGTGGCAACAGTTAGAAATGTGTGTATTTCCTTTCTTCGTGTCCTAAGGTGATTTAATGATGAAAACGAATGCATGCGCAGAGAGAACGCTTAGAGCGAGGCACGAGGTGGTGCGACCGGCAGAGGTGAAGATAAGCGCGGCCGGGACGAGGCCGCCCCCCCTGCTCTGCCCGGCGCAGAGTTCGCGTGGACGTGTTCTCACCTCCTTCCGGTCAGTACCGGAGCGCGTGGTTGCTGGGTCCGGTGGTGGGAGCCGGTTTGGCAGACAGCCTTCCGGGGGGCCACGCTGTCCTGCACTGCCCATGGCGTGAGGGCCCCGGCCGCCAGCTGGCCAGCGCTCGGCGCTGCGCGTGACCCAGACTGTGGCCGCTCTGGCAGGAGGGCAGCCGTGTCTCATTGTCACGTTCGTTTGTCATTCTGTGGGGACAGTGCTGAGGAACACCGCTCAGGTGCTTACTAGCCAGCTGGGCCTCTGCTTTGGGACattgtctgttcaggtcttttgcccatttttatttgggttgcttgttttcttgttgttgagtttcaagagctctttgtatattttgggtaccAGTCCCTTGTCAGATGTgtttttgcaaatactttctccctgTCCAAGGCTTGTCTCCTCCTTTCGACGTTGTCTTCTGTGCAGCAGACGTTTTCGCCTTGCTGACGTCCAGCTTGCCCATTCCGTCCTTCACGAATGCATCGTTCGTGATACCATCATTCGTGATGGGGTGTGGGTCTGGGTTCATTTCTCAGCATGTGGACGTCCAGTCGCTTCAGCACCGTTTGCTGCAGAGTTGGTCTCCCCTCCGCCGTGCTCCTCTGCTCCTTTGTCCAGCACCAGTGACCGCATTTGTGTGGGTCTGGTCTGGGGCCGTTTGTGCCACGGATCTGTTCGTCCAGCAACACCAGCCTGGACCGATCGTGGCAACTTTGCAGGAGGCCTTGAAGTCGGATATTGTCGGTCTTCTCGCTCTGCTCTTGACTTTCACGTCGCTCAGTATTTAAACCTTTCCTTGACTGTTAGAGCATTTGGGTTCTTTAAGAACTCGTTCTCTACCTGAGGTCAGGCTCAGACTCTCCTGTCGCGGGGTAGCAGAGTCTGTACGTAAAGGGTCAGAAGGTCAATACCGTTGGCTCACAGCGTCAGGTAACCTGTGTTAATGTGTGTGACGGCTCAGCTCCGACGCGTGGACGGTCCAGCTGTCGGCGATCCTGCGTCGACGGGTGTGGCTGTGTGCCAGTGAGCTTTGCTAACGGAAGGGGTTGGAGCCACAGGCCCTCGGGGTGTAGTCTCACATGCTTGTCTGGGGCTTCATGGGTGATTTTTAGATTTAATTACATATTCTACCTTGTGTCATGGGAGGCGAGGTCAGATTTCCTTTACCTTTGACGCAGGGCATTCAACAGGGCTGGTTGTGCACCCGGGGGACACCGGGCactgtctggagacatttttgattgttgTGAGTGTTGTGGGGGCTGGGGCGTGGTGCGGCGGGAACTagttcctggagggcagggagctaCCCAACGACCCGGAAGAACCCGTTTCATAAAACACACGTTCACGATCAGCAGCGTCctaaaaacaaaccccaaacaacaaacaaacaaaattattgCAGCTCTTGTCTTGAAAAGCCAAAAGCAAATTAGACCATAACTCAGCACACAGAGTGTTCTATTCCCCGCACCGTCCCCATAGCACAAAGTCACTCCCGTCTGTCCCCACTGTCCTCCTCCACGAGACTGAACCAGGCTCGTCCAGGGCCTCCCGCCAGGCGCACAGTCAGAACCGCCCTGGCCCCCGCTCCCAGGGCGCACGATCAGATGATGGAGCTTCGTCCGTCTCTGACTTCTCTGCTGCCGGCACCCGGTCAGACAGTGGTGGGGGTGCCGGCCTGCCTGGCCCCAGTGCGGACCGTACAGCTGTATTGAGCCCTTACAGGGTATGAGCTTTTTCCTGGCCATAGTTGGTGATACCCTGGTGCCCAGTGGAAATCTAAGGAAACAGATTTTCTGCCCAGCTCCCTGCCAGAAACCTGAAGGGGGTCTCTTCTCCCCTGCGCTGCCGCCTCACTCTGCTTCCTGCCCCGTAGCTGGGGTGGGCTCCTCGGGCTCTGTCCTTCCTTCTGCAGCTGCTCGTCTCCGGTCTGCTGTCAGGCACCGAAATCCACGCTGCTCCGTACTTGGCTGACGCGGCTTTCACAGGTCACTCTATACTgagaaaggacagatgctggggGATGCTTTGTCGCCCTCCGTGGGGCAATGCAGACCTGCCCCACAGTCTCAGGGCATTCGAGGTTTGGAATCTAAGAACATCTCAGTCTTGGAGAAGCTTTCGGATCATCGAGCGTGGTCTCCAGCGGGTGCCGGAAACTTGCCTGGTGCATTGTGCATGACCGCGATGGTGACCGCCGGCCATCCCGCGACAGTCGCCGCCCTGACGGTGACCGCCGGCCTTCCTGTGACTGTCACATCAGGCAGACAGACCTGCCCTCCCAGAGCTCCGACCTCAACACTGGCCTCCCCCCCAGCCCACCGCCGGGCCTCTGTGACCTGTGTGTGCTGGTGGCCCTGGGGCCCCACGTGCATTTTCCTTTTGTGTCCTCTTGGGGTCAGAGCGGCGTCTGCACCCCCCACCTCGCAAAGCGGCAGGTGCACCCGTAACCAGATTCCAGCCGCTCCAGCCAGAAAGGCCCCTGtgaggagagaaaatgggagacGGAGAGGGGAACGGGTTTGTGTAGGGAGAAGGCAGACAGGTGCGAACCTGCCCTGTGTCAGGAGGGGTGACAGGGCCTCGCCTCCATCAGAGTTGTGTCTACGCACAGAGAGCAGGGCTGCAGCGCCCAGAGCCAGGAGCCCGGAaggggtgcaggggaggggctggagggggccGACCTGCCGCCGGGCACGAACCAGCAAGGAGCAGAGCTCGCGGCACAGTTAGAAAGggttctctaaatattttatttttccatacttTTAGGCCAGAAAGAAGCATCGgtaataaaataacagaattattTTCCTGGGTCCGCTTCGGCGGGGGCAGCCCCACCGGGGCCGGGGCCGTGGCCTCGTCCGGCCAACACCAGCTCCTTGGCTATGTACACGTACGTCACAGGCACAGGACAGTCTCGGAGGAACCTCGGCCGGGGCGGGCACAACGTCCACAGCTGCTCTCGCGGGGGCGGGGCGACCGTCCCTCCTCCTGCCGGCCTAGGGGGCGGCCCGCTCCACCGGGGGGCAGGAGTGGGACGTGATGTCGCTGTGCTTGTAGGCGGCCTCGTCCAGGTCCAGCCCCTTCCCGTTGACCTCCAGCGTCATGCAGCCGCGGTAGAAGGCCGTGACAGGCGCTGCGGTCACGGGCACATCTGGGCCAGTGGGAGAGAACGACACGGTCTCACAGGCGAGCGGCCCGTCTGTCCGGAGACCGGGGTCCCCGTCCTGCACATCCCCCGGCACTGCGCTCCCGGGCACCCGAGGGCCCCATCGGTGCCTGCCTTTCTCCTCAGGGGCACGGGTCCCTGTGTGCCCCGACCAGCAGCAGCTCAGCTGCGGGCCTGCAGGGACACCCGCCTGCCCCCAGGAAGTGCACGTGGACAGTTGGATCAGTTGGATCGCCCTGATCTCCGTCCTGGAGTCATTCCCGCTGCAGGGctccccacaccccagccccCCTCTTCAAAGGTTTGTCTGTGAAAACTAAATGGATTGTGTGTCTGCTGGCCAAGGCAGGAGTCCGGGCGGCAAGGGCAGACCTGCACTGAGCCCTGGGGGCTGTGGGGTCGGGGGGGCTCACAACAGCAGCTGCCCACTGCCCTGATCACTCATGGCCACTGGCCAGCTCCCCTCCCGTAGTCAGACACGAGTCCCCAGTCTGTAGGAGGCAGCTGTCCGCTGCCCCTTCCTGGGCAGCACGGGGGCTGGAAGGGACTCTGGCCTCATAGGCTGAGCATCGGGACCAGGGCACCCAGACTCTGGCACGGTCCCTGGCGGCCAGCCCTGCCCCCCCGGCTCAGCAGAGCCTCTGCCTGAGGCACGCTCGGGGGAGCTTTTGGAGGACGCAGGGACAGCAGCTTCAGGCCGAGGCCTATCCCCGGAAGGCGAGGTCTCAGCCTCAAGCCCGGAACTGCTGGGCAGCACCAGGCTGGCCAGGAAGTTCAGCCTAAAGGGACCGCCCAGGCTCCGTGGGGGGCGAGCCCCGGGACGGTCAGAGCTGCGGACATCCCACCCCGGGACCACAGCCGTGGGAGCCCTACCTGGCAGCCCGCCCACGAAGGTGAGCACGGAACCCTGCAGGTGCGTCGCGAGCACGGCCAGGAGCTCCCGCAGGCGCGCCCCGCTCACTTCGCTCCGGCCCTTGGTGCCGTCGACCTCCAGGGTGGCCTCATCCTCCCGCACGGAGACGGCCACACGGTGCTCCTGGCCGTCGCAGACCTTGATCTCCATCAGGGCCAGGGTGATGCTCTCCACGGCCAGGATGACCAGCTGCGGGAAGACGCGCACCTGAGCACGAGGGCCTCCTGGCCCGTCTCCCTGCCCCCGAGCCCTCCGTGGGGGCAGGGCCTCCTAGGGCCGGGGCTCTGCGTTCTGTGGTGCACGGGGGTGGGGCTCAGTTTCCACGTGTGCAAGACGGACAGAGAACAGCGGGGACAGCAGCGTCATCCCGGGCGCCAGGGGCACCGCACTCTGCAGCCATCTCAGTGGACATGCTGCCCACCTGTCTGTGACCCGGAACACAGGACACGGCCACTTCTCCACGTCAAAATGCTACCAGGCCACAACAGAGGGGCTGGCGGTGCGGGGCTAGAAAGGCCAACATCCCAGGTGACAGCCGGCCACACGCACTGGGTGTTCCTGCCAGACAGAACTCGCCTCTGCTAACGTGGGCCAGAAACACAGGACGGACACACAGCCCGACAGCCTGGGATGGACACAGCAGGGCAGCTGGCCCAGCGCCGTTCACTCTCCATGCCCTGGGAGGGTCGGCAGCGCCCTGCAGGAGCTCCGTTTGCCCACAGGTGCACACGGTGTGTGGACTGGTGCTCCGTGGAGGGGCGTCTGCTGCGGTCTTGGGGACCAGACCACTCTGGGGAGCCTCTCACAGCACCAGCTGGGGCAGGCTGGCCGCTGTCCACACACACTCCCGGCCAGCAGGCCCGCCCATTTCGGACAGAGGCCGGTGCATACaagctccttcctctgccccttggcTGTTCCCTGAGCAAACTGTGGGTTCCACACGGCGGGTGTCGGCATGGCCGGGTGTGCGGGGCTGGGGGTACGCGGGCCCCCGCCTCAGGGCTCAGCCTGAATCTCCCAGGGGCGTGGGCCAGGCGGGCACATCTGGGCGCAGGAGAAACCGGGAGCGTTTGCCAGTGAGACAGTCGGAGACACGTGGTTCTAAACTGTCCAGCGGGACGTCACCCCCCCTTGGAATGGCTCCCAGGCCACCCTCCACACGGCTCTAACCCCCAGGCTGtcaggtgaccttgggcaacgGTGTCCTCAGCCACGTGGCTGTGGGACCCGTGAGGGCTGCGCCATGGGGAGACAGAGCTTCCCGAGGTGAGAGCAGGGACCCGCCCGGGACGGCTACCTGCTTTTTGAGCTTCTTGGTGGAGTGGTAGTCAACCAGCGCCACGGAGAGGGCCACCACCTGGTCACTGCCCACCAGGGCGAGCAGCACGCCTGTGTCCGTGGCAGGACGGATCTGAGCCGTGACCTCTATCTGCCAGGTGGTGTCCGTGCCGACGTCCGCGGGGCTCCGAGCTGCAGTGAGGGCCGCAGGTCAGGAGGCCAGCCAGGCGGGGCTGGCCGTGGTGAGTGCGGTGGCAGCCCCAGGGAGGGCCACGCCCGAACACTAGGGGCCTGTCCCCAGGAAGCCGACCGTGGGGGAGCATGTGGGCCCCGGGGATGGCAGCCCTGCCATAAGCCCCCGCCACGGCCCCCGGGCAACAAAGGCCTGCCGGGACGGAAGGCAGGCGTGTCCCGTGGGCACCCTTCCCTGGcatcccctcttcctcccccacagGACACGCTGCAGCGCCCGGCCCCCTGCCCCGCCGCGTCTCCCCGGCGCCCTTCGGGCGGCTCGACCAAGTCGCACGTGGTTGGAAGCCCTCAGAACGCGCCCTTCTCTGACCACACGGCTCCATGCCCCACTGAGCGGCTCCGTGCTTAGGCGCCTCATGTCTGCATATGTGACGTGGGTTTATGTCGCGTGGACGTCCGAGGGACAGACACGCGGGCTTCCCCTGCAGCTCCTGCACGGACAGGTCCAGAAAGCACACTGTGCGCGAGCGGCTGGGTCGTGGTTCTCTGGGGGTCGCTACAACACACGTTTCCTCTGGACACGTGAATCTTCTGACGGTGATGCCGAGCACCCCCTCTGCCCCACGGCTCGGGGGCTTCTGTCTCAGAGACCGTCGAGTCCTGGCGAAGGAGCCCATCGGGCCGGGGATGCCAGAGCAGGAGCCGCGTCCGCTGGAGCTCAGACGCCCTCCCTGCAGGGGAGTCAGCGCCGAGGTGAGCCGCAGCCTGGGTTCCCGACGGTTTCCAGTGGACCGTGAGCACCCGAATCCTCTGTAGGGGCCCCGGACCCAAGAGGAGTCTGCCACAGTCCATTTCCAGTAACTGTCCAGTGACTCGAATGCACGCAAAACTGGAAAAAGCAGCCCAAAAaccaaaagtaaaagcaaaaaagaaacgCGGCCAGTGCGGCCTCCCGGGTCTCCTGGCCCTGAGTTTTCCCGTGACGGGACCTTCGGCCCCGGCTGCTGGGCGTCCCGTCGGCGGGGAGGGTCTCCCGGCTCCAGATGCTGCTGGGGGCTGACTCGGGGACGTCCCGAAGATGCTCCTCTGAGCTGGGAAACGGCGCCGGCGGCGCTCTGTGAGAAAAGCAGAGACTTCTCGACCCCGGTGGCTCCATGGCCGAGGCAGCCCGCAGACGCGCTCGCAGACCGTGGAGCGCAGCAGGGCCAGGGCCACCGTGGCTTCTGCCCAGGCCCGTGTCCCCGCACAGGAAGCGTGGATGCTGCTTGAAGGAAAGGTCGGGAAGTGCTTCTCACGAGGAGACTTTGTCGGAAACATCATGGTGACGTTTAGACTTTCCCGTGTGATCACGACGGATAACACGGTGTCgtacctgcttctcctcccagaaGTCCCTCTCGCGGCTCAGGAGTGCTGTGGCGGTTAAAGCACAGCTAGGAGGGGCCGTGACCCCAGGGCTTGAGAGGACAGCCGCCTCACAAGGAAGGAGGGTCGGGCCCTCTGCGTGGGAGGCCCACAGGGGCTGGAGGCGATGCGTGGATGTGGGGCCCGTGGCGGGGGGTGTGGCCCAGCCCTCAAGGCCAACGAGCCCGAGGGGAGGGAGTGTGGGTGCTTAACCACTCGCCGTCTGGAACAGAGGCGCTGCGAGCATCACCTGGAGACAGACCGAGCCAGAGATGGTCCTGGGGGGCGGCGACAGCTCCCCGAGCCCCGCTGCAGCAGGGTGCCGgccagaggagggggcagggaggccccCGGAAGCCAGCACGCAGGCAGGCGCCTGGGCCGCACACCCGCCAGAGACCCTGCACGGCCGTGTGCCTGGGCGCTTCGCTGGGCCAGGTACCAGCCCTCCCCGGTCGGGCGCCAGTGTGAGGGAGGACGAGGGAAACCAGTGGAGCCCAGAGTCGAGCAACAGAACCACTGAGCCGGCACCGTGACCCGCGCTGCTCACGCCGCATCCTGAGCCGTGCGGCCTGGCAGTGTGGGACGTGAACGCGCGTCACGTGAAGGGTGTCTCAGCGACTGCTCCTTGACCCGCATGTTAGGGCTCTTTGTTTTTACTGAGCAGTGAATTtgataaaaagaggaaagagagtgtGCTCTGTGTTCCAGGGTCGGGAGGGCCGCCCCCTGCACCCTGCGACACCCTCGCTACACCGACGGCCCGACAGCTGCCGCGCGTGGACGTCACGGGAGCTTCGGGAAGGGCTGGTCCCGCAGGCCTGGCTTCTTCCTGCTGCGCGGCCATCAGCGCTGCCGTGGCGGACCCAGCTCTGCAGACAGCCCCGCGCCCCGGCAACGCGGCCGTCAGCCCCGTCCTGTTCCTCTGGGTCTTCTCTTCCCGCCAACCGTGAGCTCTAGAGCCCCGGGGCCAGCCACCCGCCGTCTCTGGACGCCGCCCCGCTCCACGCCTCGCCAGGCTCCGGGACCGCAGCGTCGCACTCATTCTCCACGGCTGCTCCACCGACCGCTCATCCTGTCCGAGGACGTCCCGCAGGCGTCCCCTCGGACCCTCCCCGTAGCTCCTGCTGCCGTCCCCACCCTGGCCGTCCCGGCACAGGCACGGTGGCCGTTTCCTTGCTGGCTCACCCCGCGCGGCGGCCCCAGGGCTGTGGGGTCATCGGCTTATCCCAGACACCGCCGTCCTAGGAAGCCGATTCCTGCTCTGTCCGCAAGTGCGGCCACGGCCGTGCCCACGCCGGGGCCGAGACTCACCAAAGTCCAGGCTGTAGAAGGCAAACCCGGTCCCGGGGTAGAAGGAGCCCCTCGTGGTCGCGGAGAAGCACTGCATCTTGGGATTGGCCTTCACCGTCTCCTGGATGGTGGTGTCCTCGCCGTTCAGCCAGTTCCAGCTCCTCACGCAGCCGTCCAGGCGGGGGTTTATCTGGGAGGACAGAGAAATCCCAGTGGCTTCTTGGGACCACACGGCCACGTCATGGGCTCCCAGACAGCCATGTGGCCGCCGCCACGCCGGTCAGGGGAAGGGATGCGTGGCTCAGGTAGTGGAAATCTCCCAGCAACTGGACAAGTGCTGGTTGTGGAGGCTGTTTCCTGAAAGGGCGCCTCAGGGACGGAACGAGTCCTCGCGGGGTCCCCAGTGGGCCACGCTGGGTCTGCCCACTCACTCCCAGAGCAGAGTGGGACCGTGCACCGGAAGGACATGGACGAAGGCGCACGTGGTGCCTGGTGCCCCCCGAAATGTGAGTCTGGGCGGCCCCCAGCCCCACGCGCTCCTCTGCAGCAATTCGGGTCTCCCCTGCCGGATCTGTCAAGCGGGGAGGTGTGAACAGCACCTGTGGGACCCAAGGGGTCTGACGCCCAGGCCATCTGCAAGACGCCGTCCTCCGCCCTGCAGGGAGGATCCGGCCGACACCTCCCACCACAGGGACCTCCGTGCCCGGGACCCTCTTCTCCCACTGGTGTGGGAGTCGCCACAGGGGGAGGGCTCTGGCCTGGCCAGCACACGCTGGGTGGCGGAGGGACCTTGGGGAGGGCAGGGCCGAGGCCACGCAGGGCTGCGAGGGACGACCAGTGCTGACCTCCCCGTTAGTCCTCCTCCCCGTGGAAATCCCGGCAGGGTTAACACCCCAAATGTTCTTGGGAATGGTCCAAAACACTTGACTGTTCCTTTTGTTAAAGAGTAATTTCATCGTGTTTTATCTCCACTGCAAAACAGGCACTTTTGTTATCGCTTCCGATGAAAACTCAAGCGAGTCTCACGGGGAGGTGGTGCGTTGGGGACACGGCCACCGGCCCGGGGCGAGTGCTCAGCACGGCAGCCGGCGGCCAGGCCTGGCCGCTGCGGGAGCCCGGGCTGCGACGGTACTCACAGGCTGCACCAGGTCTCTCTCCTTGAAGGGAATGCCGCCCACGGTCAGGTTGAGGTGGTACAGCCCTCTGTCCAGCTGGAACAGGTCCCCGGCCACCGCGATCTTCATGACCGCGTCCTTGTTCACCTTGACAACCAGATTCTGGTCCAGCTCCTCCACAGAGATCTGGAGAAGACCGGTGCCGTGAGGGGGGGCCCTTCCGGAAGGACCCGCTGCCCCCGCGGGCCGAGCTGCCCCCGACCGCGGGGAATGTTCACGCCCCACACACCTCGCGGTCCCCCTGTGACACAACCTCCCTCCAGGCCCTGTCGGTCCCCCCAGCACGGGCTTCTCCCTTCACTCCGCCTCCTCCAAGGGGGCCCCTTGGGGCCACTACTCTGGCCCCATCCTGGAGCCTCCCTAAGCCCCCAGGAGCTGCTTCCCGGACCGGGAATCCCACCGACGTCACCGTCTCCCACTTGGAGCTCCACTTCCCCAGCACAGCCGCGCCCCCATGAAGGCAGGAGGGCGCGCGGTCACCGGGTGCCTGGCACCGACGGGACGCTGAACGCGCTGACTCTGGAGCTCTGTGCTCGTCCCTCCTCTCCACGCAGGAGAATTAAAaaacctgtctctctgccctctgTGCGTCCTGCTAGCCCTGCAGAAGCCCAGTTTCCTTTCTGGTCCACGTGGGAAACATGGAGGTGCTTGGGTCCGAGTGTggacaggaggaagaggaggaagggtcaggagagggaggacagaggggctGCCTCTGGGCTGAGCCTGCCTTGGGCTGCCAGTTCATGCCTCGGGTGGGGCAGCTGTCCACCGCACGTCCTGGGTCCCCAGATTCCTCCCCTGgacactgccccccccaccccgc
The genomic region above belongs to Meles meles chromosome 14, mMelMel3.1 paternal haplotype, whole genome shotgun sequence and contains:
- the GAS6 gene encoding growth arrest-specific protein 6 isoform X3, yielding MGEAGHRLLALGVCSSLRLPGDPGDLPDQCSPNPCDKEGTQVCQDLMGNFYCQCRAGWGGRLCDRDVNECGQQNGGCNQICSNKPGSFSCACDSGYALGPDSRTCHDVDECANGGACGDARCKNLPGSYSCVCDEGYVFSSPDKACRDVDECAEDRCEQACVNSPGGYACHCDGRGGLKLSPDMNTCEDILPCVPFNVAKSVKSLYLGRMFSGTPVIRLRFKRLQPTRLVAEFDFRTFDPEGVLFFAGGHQDSAWIVLGLRAGRLELQLRYHGVGRVTSSGPVVSHGMWQTISVEELDQNLVVKVNKDAVMKIAVAGDLFQLDRGLYHLNLTVGGIPFKERDLVQPINPRLDGCVRSWNWLNGEDTTIQETVKANPKMQCFSATTRGSFYPGTGFAFYSLDFARSPADVGTDTTWQIEVTAQIRPATDTGVLLALVGSDQVVALSVALVDYHSTKKLKKQVRVFPQLVILAVESITLALMEIKVCDGQEHRVAVSVREDEATLEVDGTKGRSEVSGARLRELLAVLATHLQGSVLTFVGGLPDVPVTAAPVTAFYRGCMTLEVNGKGLDLDEAAYKHSDITSHSCPPVERAAP